In a genomic window of Flammeovirga agarivorans:
- the ricT gene encoding PSP1 domain-containing protein has translation MGCQSCSTVACGVPTGCGSNGDCRSGGCSKLNAFDWLGDMDLPSSQRFNIVEIKFKGGRKGYFKNDQHLEIYTGDPLVVDTGNGHHIGHVSLQGDLVHLQMIKKGIEDDENILSILRHATPKDLEKLAMVKNREIPTLYKTREIIQDLNLDMKLSDVDFQADNSKATFYYSADDRVDFRQLIKVLASEFKIRVEMRQISLRQEASRLGGIGSCGRELCCSTWLTEFKSVSTSAARYQNLSLNPSKLSGQCGRLKCCLNYELETYIDALVDIPMIDKNLQTQKGEAQLQKVDIFRKRMWFSFQGETTWHVISTERVDEVTKMNAKGKFPETLEEDNVDKSLALQEQKLSSILDKQPISPKKSRNKKKGGDQKGGKQQPQQKDNRKKQGPKNQPANKKGGQPQNKGPKVPQPQKQQAKNGPKKGNNPSAKNNPNQKSSQQKQNQGATPEGKKQQNTNPKNAPKKEGQKRSFKPNFKGKRRKRPNNND, from the coding sequence ATGGGATGTCAATCGTGTTCAACGGTGGCGTGTGGAGTGCCGACAGGCTGTGGAAGCAATGGTGATTGCCGCTCGGGCGGATGTAGTAAACTAAACGCTTTTGATTGGCTTGGCGACATGGATTTGCCGTCATCGCAACGTTTTAATATAGTAGAAATAAAATTCAAAGGTGGTAGAAAAGGTTATTTCAAAAATGACCAACACCTTGAAATATATACTGGAGACCCTCTTGTTGTAGATACTGGAAACGGTCATCATATTGGTCATGTTAGTTTACAAGGAGACCTTGTACATCTACAAATGATCAAAAAAGGAATTGAAGACGACGAAAACATCTTATCAATTCTTCGCCATGCTACTCCAAAAGACTTGGAAAAGTTAGCTATGGTAAAAAATAGAGAGATACCTACTCTCTATAAAACTCGTGAAATCATTCAGGACTTAAATCTTGATATGAAATTGTCTGATGTTGATTTTCAAGCAGACAATTCTAAAGCTACATTTTACTATTCTGCAGATGACAGAGTCGATTTCCGTCAACTGATTAAAGTATTGGCCAGCGAGTTTAAAATCCGAGTAGAAATGCGTCAGATTTCTTTACGTCAGGAAGCCAGCCGTTTAGGTGGTATTGGTTCTTGTGGTAGAGAATTATGTTGCTCTACATGGCTAACTGAATTTAAGAGTGTTTCTACATCAGCAGCTAGGTATCAAAACCTATCATTGAACCCTAGTAAGTTATCTGGGCAATGTGGACGTTTGAAATGTTGTCTAAACTACGAGTTAGAAACATACATTGATGCATTGGTAGATATTCCAATGATTGATAAAAATCTTCAAACTCAAAAAGGTGAAGCACAACTTCAAAAAGTAGATATTTTCCGTAAGCGTATGTGGTTTAGTTTCCAAGGTGAAACTACATGGCATGTCATCTCTACAGAGCGTGTAGATGAAGTCACTAAGATGAACGCTAAAGGGAAATTCCCTGAAACTTTAGAAGAGGACAATGTAGATAAATCACTTGCTTTACAAGAACAGAAATTAAGTTCTATTCTTGACAAGCAACCTATCTCTCCTAAAAAATCACGCAACAAGAAAAAAGGCGGTGATCAAAAAGGAGGAAAACAACAACCTCAACAAAAAGACAACAGGAAAAAACAGGGACCAAAAAATCAACCTGCTAACAAAAAAGGTGGACAACCACAAAACAAGGGACCTAAGGTTCCTCAACCACAAAAGCAGCAGGCTAAAAATGGACCTAAAAAGGGAAACAACCCTTCTGCCAAAAACAATCCGAATCAGAAGTCAAGCCAACAGAAACAAAATCAAGGGGCAACTCCTGAAGGAAAGAAACAGCAGAATACAAACCCTAAGAATGCTCCTAAAAAAGAAGGACAAAAGCGTTCTTTCAAACCAAATTTCAAAGGAAAAAGACGTAAAAGACCTAACAATAATGACTAA
- a CDS encoding gliding motility lipoprotein GldH has product MTKLNHLFQFVCSLFVASLLFSCDANRVNEEYVDYNQEIWPVDSIASFQFDIEDKSQAYNLIAYVRNTENYPFQNIYLKYQLTSADSLAADTLIANKMSDFQLFEVKTGEPFGEVENSLGNSSTGAVYNHPLLLKKKMKFPEEGSYQLNISHYMRPDSLEGIMGIGYRIEIAE; this is encoded by the coding sequence ATGACTAAGCTGAATCATTTATTTCAATTTGTTTGTAGCCTTTTCGTTGCCTCGTTGTTATTCTCTTGTGATGCCAATAGGGTAAATGAAGAATATGTAGATTACAATCAAGAGATTTGGCCGGTAGATTCTATCGCTTCCTTTCAATTTGATATTGAAGACAAAAGTCAAGCATACAACTTGATCGCTTATGTTAGAAATACTGAGAATTATCCTTTTCAGAATATCTATCTAAAGTATCAATTAACCTCTGCAGATTCATTGGCTGCTGATACCTTAATCGCTAATAAAATGTCGGACTTTCAGCTGTTTGAAGTGAAGACGGGCGAACCTTTTGGAGAAGTAGAAAACTCTTTAGGCAATAGTAGTACTGGTGCAGTTTATAATCATCCTCTGCTATTAAAAAAGAAAATGAAATTCCCTGAAGAAGGAAGTTATCAATTGAATATAAGTCACTATATGAGACCTGATTCACTAGAAGGAATTATGGGAATAGGTTATCGTATTGAGATTGCAGAATAA
- a CDS encoding DUF3822 family protein, whose translation MEDLLFESVRYSVHSDSFDVAQLADYSLHLRIHQSCLAIGVYDAENNECLALESYIYDPALNTTALIVNLHNIVQKHSFLNAAFWKNVHIISALPTFAYLPSGISDNEAGENALTLTSKFNKKKDRVYNHSTPFDANITFAVPIELEEWLKEMYSNSEITYNHSSESFMIEAIEKDNNAIHCYIDSNTLQVIKCKEDNSIEFANTFKYKTPQDLLYFVLFVIDELKLSAKDVPLYIWGEIKNDDESIKTLRQFISKVHLGTRPSDVRFAYQFDQEPEEYSAVDIIGNMKLNR comes from the coding sequence TTGGAAGATCTGCTATTTGAATCAGTCAGATACTCCGTACATTCAGACAGCTTTGATGTTGCTCAACTTGCTGATTACAGCTTGCATTTGAGAATACATCAAAGCTGTTTGGCTATTGGGGTATATGATGCCGAAAACAATGAGTGCCTTGCTCTGGAATCATATATCTATGATCCTGCACTCAATACTACTGCTCTAATTGTCAATCTGCATAATATTGTGCAGAAACACTCTTTCTTGAATGCTGCGTTTTGGAAAAACGTACATATCATCTCTGCCTTACCAACATTCGCCTATTTACCATCAGGTATTTCAGACAATGAAGCTGGAGAAAATGCATTAACACTGACTTCTAAGTTTAATAAAAAGAAAGACCGTGTTTATAACCACTCTACTCCTTTTGATGCCAACATTACGTTTGCAGTACCTATCGAGTTAGAAGAATGGTTAAAAGAAATGTATAGCAACTCTGAAATCACTTATAATCATAGCTCAGAAAGTTTTATGATTGAAGCAATTGAAAAAGATAACAATGCTATACACTGTTATATTGACAGTAATACGCTTCAGGTGATTAAATGTAAGGAGGACAATAGCATTGAATTTGCGAACACCTTCAAATACAAAACACCTCAAGATTTATTATACTTCGTACTTTTTGTTATTGATGAACTGAAATTGTCAGCCAAAGATGTTCCCTTATATATTTGGGGGGAGATCAAAAATGATGATGAGTCGATCAAAACTTTAAGACAATTTATTAGTAAAGTACATTTAGGTACTAGACCATCAGATGTTCGTTTTGCTTACCAATTTGATCAAGAACCTGAAGAATATTCAGCAGTTGACATTATTGGTAATATGAAATTAAATCGATGA
- the coaD gene encoding pantetheine-phosphate adenylyltransferase, with translation MKRIAFFPGTFDPFTKGHEDIALRGAQLFDEIIIGIGHNSKKKRFFPAEKMKDLIEEHFSDNPQIKVILYQDLTAKVAKDLGAHVLLRGLRNTTDFEYENSIAQANRHINGLDTIFIYTSPEYSHLSSSIIRELHKFGHDVGEFVPFELKNDEE, from the coding sequence ATGAAAAGAATAGCTTTTTTCCCTGGAACTTTTGACCCTTTCACAAAAGGGCATGAAGATATTGCACTTCGAGGTGCTCAACTTTTTGATGAAATCATCATTGGCATAGGTCACAACTCTAAAAAGAAGAGATTTTTCCCTGCCGAAAAAATGAAAGATCTAATTGAAGAACACTTCAGTGATAACCCTCAAATAAAAGTTATACTTTACCAAGATCTTACCGCTAAGGTTGCTAAAGACTTAGGTGCCCATGTATTACTTAGAGGTCTTCGTAATACAACAGACTTTGAATATGAAAATAGTATTGCTCAAGCCAATAGACACATTAATGGCTTAGACACTATTTTTATTTACACTTCTCCTGAATACTCACATCTAAGTTCGTCCATTATCAGAGAACTGCATAAATTTGGACATGATGTAGGAGAATTTGTTCCTTTTGAGCTTAAAAACGACGAGGAGTAA
- a CDS encoding peptidylprolyl isomerase — protein sequence MRSIPLYITLLLCFFSFSEVAAQKSKKLRGKDQLAIITSDYGEIVLLLSDKTPEHKKNFLKLAQEGFYNGTTFHRVLKGFMIQGGDPNTRSDGDSTRIGIGNPGYTINSEFTDELVHDYGAVGAARQNDEINPSKSSSGSQFYIVEAKEGAHHLDGSYTVFGRVIKGMDVVEKIADLEIDDDGEPLNRYEINIKVVKQKKKDIAKTFDLDNF from the coding sequence ATGCGTTCTATCCCATTATATATCACCCTTCTATTGTGTTTTTTCAGTTTTTCTGAAGTAGCTGCTCAAAAGAGTAAAAAACTAAGAGGAAAAGACCAATTAGCCATTATCACTTCTGATTATGGAGAAATTGTATTATTACTTTCTGATAAAACCCCTGAGCATAAAAAGAATTTTCTAAAACTTGCTCAAGAAGGCTTTTATAATGGCACAACATTCCATAGAGTTTTAAAAGGATTTATGATACAAGGTGGTGACCCTAACACTAGATCCGATGGAGACTCCACACGTATTGGCATTGGAAATCCTGGCTATACTATCAATAGTGAGTTTACAGACGAGCTAGTACATGATTATGGCGCTGTTGGTGCTGCCCGACAAAATGATGAAATCAACCCAAGTAAATCTTCGAGTGGCTCCCAATTCTATATTGTTGAGGCCAAAGAGGGCGCACATCATTTAGATGGCAGTTATACCGTTTTTGGAAGAGTTATCAAAGGAATGGATGTTGTAGAAAAGATTGCTGATTTAGAGATCGATGATGACGGAGAACCCCTAAATAGATATGAAATAAACATAAAAGTTGTTAAACAAAAGAAGAAGGATATAGCTAAAACTTTTGATTTAGATAACTTTTAG